In Nematostella vectensis chromosome 2, jaNemVect1.1, whole genome shotgun sequence, one genomic interval encodes:
- the LOC5521173 gene encoding IQ calmodulin-binding motif-containing protein 1 isoform X3 yields the protein MDFESPAEVRQRALHLAAEVAETEDSNVPVLLLGLRDILECSPVKSELGTIIRIDLWTYDLIHVTNLALRQDFNAIQGQWSTAANLSVLLCQCCVGLDLPEVEEYERAFLPSVLESVLTVASKIHDIFSKETLDEDRSYYLHHVKNIFSWLQQLISAHAHLATKFVQSKRLLQMLMTEDPQVGLIIMSVLEDIWKSNRFVLDELSPPSLHSILDEIIFKLSASDDTSIGRTSTHLVLTAAKCNQSVVQILLSKRYRGVKAYLSKWRGRGFDSDVKHLIGLLEAGTAAQAEQMKFSSAATTIQSGFRGYKTRKQLELAKAGMTKLQRLFRQKRDLKIREAERVKEEENRKHLAGQKRIQEFRCSMKKQLKLLETVPAREVNKHMQENQIAAATTIQAAYRGMRCRRQAQHVRTHLLRVRAAIRIQRQFRRYRKGKEDKPPHPFLSGLTDARRVELQEIIVQRRERFPPKHRTPVELKELHEKVRSRRMFCVGEFFV from the exons ATGGACTTTGAATCACCAGCGGAAGTAAGGCAAAGAGCATTGCACTTGGCAGCGGAGGTAGCAGAAACTGAAGACAGTAATGTTCCTGTGCTATTGTTAGGACTTCGAG ATATCCTAGAGTGCTCCCCAGTAAAAAGTGAACTTGGGACAATAATTAGGATTGACCTGTGGACCTACGACCTCATCCATGTCACAAACTTAG CCTTACGGCAGGACTTCAATGCAATCCAAGGACAGTGGAGTACAGCAGCAAATTTGAGTGTACTTCTGTGTCAGTGCTGTGTTGGATTGGATCTACCTGAAGTAGAAGAATATGAAAGGGCTTTCCTTCCAAGTGTCTTGGAGAGTGTGCTCACAGTTGCATCCAAAATTCATGACATATTTAGCAAAGAAACACTG GATGAAGACCGATCATACTACTTACACCATGTGAAAAACATCTTCAGTTGGTTACAACAGCTCATCTCAGCACATGCACATCTTGCAACTAAAT TTGTGCAGTCTAAGCGGTTACTGCAAATGTTGATGACAGAAGACCCCCAAGTTGGCCTGATAATCATGTCTGTTTTGGAGGATATTTGGAAGTCTAACAG gTTTGTGCTAGATGAATTGAGTCCTCCATCCTTACACAGTATTTTGGATGAGATTATCTTCAAGTTATCTGCCTCAGATGACACTTCCATCGGCAG GACATCAACACATCTAGTACTGACAGCTGCAAAGTGTAATCAGTCAGTCGTACAGATTTTACTCTCAAAGAGATACAG GGGTGTCAAAGCTTACCTTAGCAAATGGCGAGGCCGAGGTTTTGACAGTGATGTCAAGCACTTGATTGGTTTGCTAGAGGCAGGGACTGCTGCTCAGGCTGAACAAATG aaatttTCCTCTGCTGCCACCACTATTCAGTCTGGTTTCCGTGGCTACAAGACGCGGAAACAGTTGGAGCTTGCTAAGGCTGGCATGACTAAATTGCAACGACTATTTCGGCAAAAGCGTGATTTAAAAATCAGAGAGGCAGAAAGAGTTAAGGAGGAAGAAAACAGAAAGCATCTAGCCGGGCAGAAGCGAATACAAGAATTCAG GTGCTCAATGAAAAAACAGCTTAAGCTCCTAGAGACTGTACCTGCTCGAGAAGTAAACAAACACATGCAGGAAAACCAGATCGCCGCAGCTACAACGATACAAGCCGCTTACCGCGGCATGCGCTGTAGAAGACAGGCCCAGCACGTGCGGACACACCTACTGAGGGTCCGTGCGGCTATACGAATACAACGACAG TTCCGTCGGTACCGTAAGGGGAAGGAGGATAAGCCACCGCACCCCTTCCTGTCTGGTCTGACTGATGCCCGCAGAGTGGAGCTTCAAGAGATCATCGTGCAACGTAGAGAGAGGTTCCCG